gggcCAAAACGCATGCGCCATGTGTGGCGCTCTAGGTCTGGGGATGTGGTCACCGGGAGAGCAATTGCCGTACGGAGACTTTTTTTGACTCCGCGCGCACGCGCAGGCTGCTCCTCTCTGGGGCGGGCGGCTTTCCCTCGCCTCCCGCCCGGCGCAAGCGCAGACCGTAACCCAGGCTCCCAAGTTGAGGCGCCCAGGACGGCCACGGTGCGCTTGTAGCGGATCCGCAGGTGAAGGGCCGACCTCGCCTGCGCTAGTGAGTCCGAACCGAGGCGGGGAGGGCCCTCTCGGGCTGGGGAGGCGGGACACCTGGCTCTCGTGGCCGTGCGGGCTCGCGTGTGCCCAGCGGAGCGCTGCGGGGGTCTGTTGCAGCGGAGCCGGGGCGGGTCGGGGCACCGGGAAGGGCGCGAGAGGGGACCCGTTGCTAGGCAACCGGGGGCGGCGTTTCCAGGCAACCCCGGCGCCCCGCGGAGCGCTCGTCCTGCGGCCGCAGAGAGCGGGGCAGGgcggggaggggtgggggggcggggggcgccCCTGCGGGGGCCGCCGGGCCCAACCTGCGCTGGCCGCCCCGCCGGAGGCGCCACCCAGCAGGCTTTGGCAGCGAGCCCCGCGATCGAATATAGCCCTGGGCCCCGGGGAGGCTGCGGGGCCTTCCCCTGACAGCTGCCAGACAGCAGCTGTCAGGGGGGGAGCTGACCTGCCCGGGCCGCCAGGACCTGGGGGGAAGGGCTCGGACCCCTGCTGGGCACCTGCCCCCAGGTGCCACGGCCACGCCCCCGACCTTGGGACCTCGGGACCTCGTTGGAGGAGGGAGTGGTCCTGGTTCACTGGTCCGGAGACCTGGAGCTGGAAAACCCGCACCAAGAGCCCTGCAGCCCCGAGAAGGAGCGACGGACCCCGATTCGTGCAGGGGATGAGTGGGGCTGGGCACGGAGCTCCGGTCCTTCCCTGGCCACTGCACCATGCTGCCAACAAGCGGTTAAGATAGCTTCTGTCTCTGACTTGATGGCTTCTTCATGTCCTTCAGTCGTTTCTCCTCCGAGACCCCAAAGAGACTGCAGgggtttgtcatgtccttctccagctcattttacagatgaggaaactgaggcaaacaaggtgaagtgacttatccagggtcacacagctaggaagtgcctgaggctggatttgaactcaggaagaggagactGCCTGAGGCCAGGCCCGGTGCTCTATCCGCTTCACTCCTTAGTTACTCCAGAtaatggcttcttttttttttttagctcatttAGTAGTAGCAtttggattcaattcaattcaatttacatttattaagtacccaatATGTGTCAGGCTTCAAGGATGCAGTGACACAAAACAATCCCTGTGCTCCCAGAGCGTTTTATTTAGTGTGATAGCCCTCCCTGGCCCCTCTTCACTCTCTCTTACTGGTCCAGCTCTGAGTTGTCCAAGCTCTATAACTGCCCTAGGGGCATCTCCTGAAGAGAACCTGGGGCCTTGAGCCAGCAGAGGGCAGTAAGTAAATGACCTTAACCATTATCCAGTGAGTGACTCAGAATTCAAAGAAGCCAGAGGTAAAAGGAAGGAACTGGGGCATCTGGGTGAATTGGGCTGCCCCGCCCTTCATGCTTCTGTTAAAAAATTTACAGCCTTCCCTCTGCTGCTGAGCAAAGGAGGCACTGGCTTCTGACCTCGTGGAACCACTGCCTCCTCACACATCCCTGACACAAAACCAGAAACTCCAAGCCCTTCGAGACTTGGCTTTCACGATTGCACCCATACCTTGGCTGGCTGGCTGTTGTTTTGTGGGGCTTTGTTTGAACCTGTTGATGTTGCTGGTTCAAGCCTCCTGTTTCTGGAAGGCAGGTTTATGTCTGAAGGGGCAGCTCCCTGCTAAGAGCACAGGCCTGGGAGTTAGGAAGCCCAGGGGTAAGTCCCAGCTCAGTGGATACAGAAGCTTCTTAAGAAACTGATGCTTTTTGTTGGAATCCTTCCCCAATACGCCATCCCTGACACCCCCTCTCATCCCTGAGTGAACCTTTCCTTGTCATATGGTAGAAGAGAAAAGACCTGTCCTATCCTGACAAGCCCTTTTGTCTCCTTGAGCCTTATTTCTCTCTTCTGCAAAGTGGATAGGATGGACACTGGTCTGGTGATTTCCTTGGCATCAGGAGCCTGCCTCAGTGGGAGGTTAGATGAGCCTCACATCCACCATGTGAGGAAGGAGGTACGGGAACCTTGGTCTTCCTGATGCTCCCTCCACTCTGACATTCTGCTGGCTCAGATCTCTCATAAATAAGAGGTTCTCATTCAGCAGTAGATCCACTGAGTTCCTCCTGTGCCCAGGGCTAGGTGCTTCAGGGGAGCCTAAGGCACTGTAAGCTTGATCCCTATTCTCTGACAGCCTCTTTGGGTGATAGGGCACCACAGCTAGCTGCTCCTGCGGGATTTTTCCTGCTTCTAGTTGTCCCTAGATCTGGGATAGAGGGAATGGTCAAACAGCTTTGGGATATTGTAAAAGGTGTTTTTTCTTGGGGGCCATCAAAGGACACCAAATGGGGATCAGCAAGCATGTTGGAGGGGAGGTCTCCTCTCCTTTATTAGCAGGGGCCTCCTTTCTTTGCCTTGGGCCCACAGCCAGCTTTGGAGTTAAGGCTGATCCAGCCAGCTGAGCAGAGGTGGCCACCCACACTGACCTTTTGAAGTGGAGGAGGTGATATCTGTTCCATCGTTTCTGGAGGGGGGTTATGATATTGGATCTTAACTCAAGCTCCCTGTCCTCCTCTGCAAATTCCTGCCTTGGTTATGACCCAGATGCCTCTGTCTTTGGCTTGCCTCATTTTCTGTGTGTTGGCAGCCAGCAGCCATCTGGCCCTGGCACACTGAGGAATCAGAGGCTTTTTTGGTACAACTTCCACCCTCATGGGATACTTTTTTAGCAGCTGTCCCCAGGcctcagggagagggaagggtttCTAGGCCTTCTTGGattctcttccttcaaatccaGGAAAGATGGGAAACAGTTTCTCCCCTTCTTTGGTGCTGAGATTTCCAGCTCATTGTTTGAGTTCCATGGCTGTGCCTCCACCATCAGGTGAATCATGGAAACGCTCTGAAGTGGGCAGGTTCCCTTTCTGGTCCCCTGCCcctgggagaagaagaagaagaagagggctGCCTGGTTCCTGCTGGGCTCCAGGAGAGCTGACCTCCAGATGTTTGCACCGGCTTGCCTTCCCCCCATGGATTTCCTTCCTTTGTGCTTCTTTGTGGCCCCCACACAGTGCTTGGGATGGGGAGTCAAGGCCCAGAGTCTTTCACTGGTATTAACCCCTAGCTGCCAATTTCTGCTCTTGAATCCTCTGGGTGTTGGAGGGCTCAGCACATCCTGCTTTCTGGCCTTTCCTTTGCAGCCTCTTTTCATCCTCTGGGGGTATCAGGGCCAGCCCTAAGGATTGAAGCCATCCCTCACAGCCCTGACTCCTTCATGCTTGTATCTGCTGCCCCACTTAACCTTTGAGGAACATGGACTGACAGTTTGAGGCACTCTGAGAGGAGAGTGctggaccagaagtcaggaagcCATGGGTTCGAATCTTGCCTTTTGCCATTTACTCTGTGTCTCTGGCCGAGTcatttctctgagcttcagtttcctcgtctataaataAAGCTAGTAATCACTCTGGTACCCAGCCCATTGTGTTCTTGGAAGGCTGACATGGGATGTAAAGGACTATACAGACTTAAAAATACTGGCTCATTGGGCCAAGGATGTTGAGCAGGACAGAGCCTTTGAGGCCATGGAGTCCGCCCCATGGAGGGGACATGACTCATCTAAGGTTGAATAAgtgagagccaggatttgaacccaggggcACGTCTGCCCTTTATGCCATTCATTGTACCTTTTCTGCACTGCTTTTGTTCTCTGATGATTCTCTGGCTGTGTTTACCAGTCTGGAATGGGCATGTATCACTGTCACCAATTTGGTAAGACCTTCATAAAACAATGCTCCTGGTTGATTACCATCTGTCATGGCTTTCTAAGAAAACTTTCTGCTCCTGTTCTTTTTTCTATTCCATCATTGCCAGCCCAACTCAACTTGGCTGATCTCTGCGCAGAGTCTTGCAATAGCATTCTATTACCAATCAAGTCAAGTTTGAACTCCTTAGCTTGGTGCTCAGGGCCCtctagggcaggtaggtggagcactggatggagtgctaggctttgagtcttcttgagttcagatctgacctcaaacactagctctgtgaccctgagcaagtcacttcaccctttttgcctcatctgtaaaataagctggagaaggatatggaaactgttctagtatctttgccaagaagactccaaatggcaccatgaagaatcagacctgactgaaatgactggacagcaCCCAGGTCCTCTACCCTCTGACACCTGTGCACCTCTGCGGCCTCATCTCATGCATTCCCCCAGGTGGGCTCAGGGCCAGCCAAGGACTAGATGCCTCCTGGAATGCCTCATGCTTTGTCTCTCCTGTTGTTTAAGGCCTGATTCTCACATCTTCTCTCCCATGAAACTTTCCTTGCAGCTGTCCTCACCCTCAGCTCTTGAACAGTACTGGGTTTGGGTAGCGTTTTTTGTCAGAGACATCGTGTAGGTGTCATAGCCTTCTTCTGGGCCTGGCTCTGgattctgagctccttgagggcaggtgccACATCTTATTGAGCCTTGTATTTTCCCCTTTGGAATTTAGCTCTTTGTCGTCTTGGTTGTCaacaggagggaaagaagaactTAATGAAAGAGGCTTAATGAAGAGGAGCTGTGAACTAGCTGGTACACGTGGCATCAgggccaggccctgtgctctccATCTGGGCTTAGTCTGTAAGCCCACCTAGCTGAACACCAGGCAGGAAGAGACCAAATCGCTAatgaggacttttttttcttcctggcaGGGAGATCCATGGTGACACTGGACAGTAAGCTCTCAATGGGTCGAATCATGCCCAGAGCACTCTTGGTGGTCTTTATGGCCCTCCTTGTCCTGCACGTGGCAAGTTCCCAGCAAGACTTTCATTCCAGAAAACAGCAGAAGAGGGACGCCCCAGCTGACTTCCTGTCCCAAACCGGGTCAGCTGTTCGGCAGACCCTGGATGCCTGGATCGGGCCTGAGGTCATGCACATGGTGACTGAGGTAAGGATGGGATTGCTGGCTCAGCGAGCAAAGAGGGTTGTCCATGGAAGGGGAAACTGGCTGGATGACAGGTCCAGGTAAGGTGACAGCCATCATTTCCATTGGGCACGTTAAGTGTTTAGGGAAGAGGAAGATGGTTAGTTCAGAGGCATGTGTCAGTCCACCCTTCAGCTCTTATTATCCCTGTCCCAGTATGTGTAGGCTCCATCTTCTTCATTCACtggttccttcctttctttaaaggTAGGAAAATCCATTGAACAAGTCCGCTTACCTGTCAAATCTGACTTATCTAACTGTGACCCAAAGACTTCACCTTCTTGGTGGAGAAGAGTGAGATTTGGTGCATGGGCTTTGGATTTAAGCTTTCTCAAATGGAGTCCATGCCTTGGATAGTCACACTGGGCTGGTAATGTCATTTAATGGTATAAATGTTAACAGAACACCTGCTCGTTGAGTGCCTAGCCATTTCAAACTCAGAAGTTCTTAACCGGCTTGACCCCTTAGTCTCCAGGGTCCCTCTAATGGGGAAAAGGCATGCCCATGCTGACCTTGGTTATAGTGCTGGTACATATCAAATAAGgcttctcttcctgctcccatTGTCACCAGCTAAGCTGTAACTGACCTGTCTAGGATCCCAGGATGCAGGACTAGATGAACACGTGGCATCCTCATCCCTCATGCGGGCAGGGGTCCTTTATCTCCCTTGTGTCCTGGGCAGTCAGCCTGGTGAAGCCTGATGCTACTGTGGTTTGTGGTGCACAATGATCGctaaaggagaaaatgctacatttcagttagaggtttACAAAAGCAAAGATTTCCATATTGACCCAGCTAAGTTCACAGACCTCCAGCCTTTTCTCCATGGAGCCCTTGGGAACTCTCCCTGCTGCTTAAGAAATTCTTCCATAGATAGAACTGGATTCTGAAAGAGTCACCCTCTGAGTctggggtttgttttttcttcaatgctgcctccctcctccccacaccaCAGTGTAGCTAGATCTGTGGCCACCAATGGGTCTAAAAGCCCCCCACTCTTTGACTGTCAGCGGGGAGAGAGGCATAGCCGGTGCCCAGATTTaccctgtcctcttctctttcctagaCCATGTCTCAAGTGCTATGGGCTGTCTCCTCAGCAATCTCCGTGGCTTTCTTTGCTCTGTCTGGAATCTCTGCGCAACTTCTGAATGCCATGGGACTGGATGGTAAGGGGGAAGGATTGGCTTGGAAGGCCAGGCCAGacaggagtggggtggggtgagggaagtAGTGCATGCTCTTTGGAGTGTGTGGGCCTGGGGTTCACTGTTTCCAAGcacttccatgtttctcttgccTCTGACTGTCCTGGGGCAGAATTCTAGGCCTCGGGAGATTGGAATAGTAGGTTTGTTCCTTGAGGGATctgttccttcccctctccctaaaTGGGGTTCTTCTCatctttggggggaggggcccAGAAACTATCTTCCCCCTAGTCTTTCTTTTGAGTGTTGGCACTCTCACTGTGGGTTCTGCCTCCCTCTCCTAGGTGACCACCTTACCCAAGGCTTGAAGCTCAGCCCTGGCCAAGTGCAGACCTTTCTCCTGTGGGGAGTGGGCTCTCTCGTTGCCTACTGGGTGCTGGCCCTGCTCTTGGGTTTGCTCTTGGCTCTGCTGGGCCGGATCCTGTGGGGTCTGAAGCTGGTCATCTTCCTTGTGGGCTTTGTGGCAGTGGTCAGGTCTGTGCCGGACCCTTCCATCCGGGCCCTGATGCTACTGGGGCTGCTCACCCTGTATGCTGTACTAAGCCGGCTGAGCGGCAGCCGAGCCTCAGGAGCCCATCTGGAGGCCAAGGTTCGGGATCTGGAAAGGCAGGTAGAAGAGCTCCGCTGGAGGCAGAGGAGAGCTGCCAAGGCTTCCAGGGGCGCCGAGGAGTGAGGGGGCCTGGGGCAGAGGCAAGGGAGTCCTGGATGTCACTGCCACTGTCATCACACCTAAGAGCTGAGCTGCTTCTAGATCCCAGAGCCCTCTGCCTGCCCCTAGCCAGGAGATGGGGATCAATggccccccactcccaccctgctTTCTATCggttcctctcccctcctcaggGGCCCTTCTTTTTAAAGAGGGTCTCTGCTGGATTGGTTCTGGAAGCTTTCCCTTGCCCCAGCCCAGCAGGGCCATGGACAGTTTGGGGAGGGCCTGACCATTctccatttccagttccttcCCTTCAAACATAACACTGCCGTGGCCTTTGTGAAGACCTCCAAATATGTGTGGCATGGACGGACCTCAGGGCAGCATgccctgcctctttctctctgctgTCCTGAGACCCCAACCTTTGATGCCCCTGCCCCTCTCGTTTTTTACTCCCTTTTTGCTTCCCTTTGGCCCTCCCAGCCCAAGTCCTGCAGGCAGCCCCATGTGTCCTGTGCACCACCACCTGGTGGGGAGGAAACATGGGCTGGCCACTTGAGGATGGCTGAAGTCTTAGGGCTTCAGCTTTGGGGCCAGGCTGGGGGTAGAGTCTGTGACAAGTGCCTTCAATCAAGCCAGCAGTGCCTGCTTCTTGCCTGCTGTATGTAGGAATGTGTATCATGGTGTCTTTGGAGTAGAGGGAGGAGGAGCCTCCTGAAATCCTGACACTGCCAACCAAAGAGCCCCCATTGAGCAAGCTAGGGATATTGCAGACTCCCCGGATGCCCTGGGCCTGGAAGGAGTAAGCGCCCCATAGAGTGGACCCATCAGAACCCACTTGGGATTTTGCCCCCACCAGCTCCCAAGGTTTCTTGGGGAGAACCCAAACCAGCTTCCTTGTTGTCCCCCTCCCTCCAGCGTCACTGCCCAGCCAGGTGCCCATAAAGGACTTGTCCACCATCACCAGAGTTCTCCGGGAATCTGGGAGAGAGGAGGGCAAGGGGAGAGCGGCAGCTTCTGCCATGAAACCTGGTGAGGGGGCCCGCGGTGGGGTGAGGGCTGCGCTCTGACAGCTCCCCAAGCAAAATGCCCAGGGATAGAGGAGGAATCAGCTGCAAGTGATCTGTTTGTATTGAGGCTCATTgggttttaaattaaaaaaaacaaatgcacGCTATTTTATCTTGTACCGTATAAAACATGTTtaatcaaaagatctgagttgCTTGTGATTTCCcaacctcccctcacccccaggcCCCTCCTTTCCCCGGTTTGAAGTTTCCCTGTTTCACAGCAGGGGGTTCCGGGTGGCTTAGTGTAGTGGAGGGGGTGGGGCGGAAACTCCACGTAGTTCCAATCGCTGCCAGCAGGGGGAGCTTGGAGGAGGACGCAGGGCTGGGACTGCTGTGGCCGAGGCGGATGAACGAGCTCCAACGCAGGGGGTGCCCAGCCGGACCCTCTCGGCTCCGCGCGGCTGGGCCTGCGCAAATCAAAAGGGGCTCCAGGTTTGGGGCTGAAAGAGATTGAGGATTCCAGAGGGAGAGCAGGCTGGGTAACCTGGCGGGCCCAGCCTTCCCTCCCAGCGTACACAGACGCACCTCCCTACCTGGGACAGActttccctcccagctcccaGAGCTGCGCCCCCCCATTTCAGGTGGGGCCCCGCCTTCCCCCTACCCGCCTGGGGCAGGCGGTTCCTCCCAGGTTCTCTTTTCGCGCtcttacacacgcacacacacacacacacacacacacacacacacacacaccgagcCCAGGACAAGCCTTCCCTCCCATGTTCTCTCCTACACTTTTGCACAcacatttgtacacacacacacacacacacacacacacacacacacacacacaccccgtgCCCGGGACAAGCCTTCCCTCCCATGTTCTCTCCTACACTTTTGCACACacatctgtacacacacacacacacacacacacacacacacacacacaccccgtgCCCGGGACAAGCCTTCCCTCCCATGTTCTCTCCTACACTTTTGCACACacatctgtacacacacacacacacacacacacacacacaccccgtgCCCAGGACAAGCCTTCCCTCCCATGTTCTCTCCTACACTTTTGCACACacatctgtacacacacacacacacacacacacacacacaccgtgcCCAGGACAAGCCTTCCCTCCCATGTTCTCTCCTACACTTTTGCACACacatctgtacacacacacacacacacacacacacacacacacacaccgtgcCCAGGACAAGCCTTCCCTCCCATGTTCTCTCCTACACTTTTGCACACacatctgtacacacacacacacacacacacacaccgtgcCCAGGACAAGCCTTCCCTCCCATGTTCTCTCCTACACGTTTGCACACacatctgtacacacacacacacacacacacacacaccccgtgCCCAGGACAAGCCTTCCCTCCCATGTTCTCTCCTACACTTTTGCACACacatctgtacacacacacacacacacacacacacacacacacacacaccccgtgCCCGGGACAAGCCTTCCCTCCCATGTTCTCTCCTACACTTTTGCACACacatctgtacacacacacacacacacacacacacacaccccgtgCCCAGGACAAGCCTTCCCTCCCATGTTCTCTCCTACACTTTTGCACACacatctgtacacacacacacacacacacacacacacacacacaccccgtgCCCAGGACAAGCCTTCCCTCCCATGTTCTCTCCTACACTTTTGCACACacatctgtacacacacacacacacacacacacacacacacacacacaccccgtgCCCGGGACAAGCCTTCCCTCCCATGTTCTCTCCTACACttttgcacatacatatgtacacacacacacacacacacacacacacaccgagcCCAGGACAAGCCTTCCCTCCCATGTTCTCTCCTACACttttgcacacacatatgtacacacacacacacacacacgccccatGCCCGGGACAAGCCTTCCCTCCCATGTTCTCTCCTACACTTTTGCACACacatctgtacacacacacacacacacacacaccgagcCCAGGACAAGCCTTCCCTCCCATGTTCTCTCCTACACTTTTGCACACacatctgtacacacacacacacacacacacacacacaccgagcCCAGGACAAGCCTTCCCTCCCATGTTCTCTCCTACACTTTTGCACACacatctgtacacacacacacacacacacacacacacaccccgtgCCCGGGACAAGCCTTCCCTCCCATGTTCTCTCCTACGCTTTTGCACACacatctgtacacacacacacacacacacacacacacacacacacacacacaccccgtgCCCAGGACAAGCCTTCCCTCCCATGTTCTCTCCTACGCTTTTGCACACacatctgtacacacacacacacacacacacacacacacacaccgtgcCCGGGACAAGCCTTCCCTCCCATGTTCTCTCCTACGCTTTTGCACACacatctgtacacacacacacacacacacacacacacacacacacacaccccgtgCCCAGGACAAGCCTTCCCTCCCATGTTCTCTCCTAC
The DNA window shown above is from Notamacropus eugenii isolate mMacEug1 chromosome 2, mMacEug1.pri_v2, whole genome shotgun sequence and carries:
- the TMEM109 gene encoding voltage-gated monoatomic cation channel TMEM109, which encodes MVTLDSKLSMGRIMPRALLVVFMALLVLHVASSQQDFHSRKQQKRDAPADFLSQTGSAVRQTLDAWIGPEVMHMVTETMSQVLWAVSSAISVAFFALSGISAQLLNAMGLDGDHLTQGLKLSPGQVQTFLLWGVGSLVAYWVLALLLGLLLALLGRILWGLKLVIFLVGFVAVVRSVPDPSIRALMLLGLLTLYAVLSRLSGSRASGAHLEAKVRDLERQVEELRWRQRRAAKASRGAEE